TAACGGGTTACATTTAAAAATTTGTTTAATATAAAATTACGTTACACATTTAATTATGGAGCTAAGCGGAATCGAACCGCTAACCTTCTGCGTGCAAAACAGATGCTCTCCCAGTTGAGCTATAGCCCCAAACCTATTAAATGTACTACTGTAACAAGTTTAAAATAAAGATGCAAACTAAAATAATATAATTACAAATTTTTATATTTTATTGAATGCAAATAGTTTCTAAAACAATGAGTTTTAATTTTTTAATTACACTAATTTTAAATTATTAATTAATTTTTAATATTAATGTGATTAAGTCAACAATTATTTCTTATAACAATTTTATTGTTATTTGAGATAAATTAATTTACTTCTTATAGAAGTACTAGATCAAAGTTGATAAATGTTTATAAAAATTAGAATTTTTTGATGTTTTGAGTTTATAAAATATTTTTACAGATAAAGTTTAATAGTTAGTTTAATCATTAAGTAATGATTATTATATGTTGAGCACATATTTTATATATATTTATATTTCTTAAGTATAATTAAGTGAATGTTATATATGTGGTAAAAACTTAATAAATATATGCGTTTATAGTAAGAAGTTCAAATTTTTTATAATTTATATTGATAAGATTTCTAAAGAAAAAAAATTATAATTGGACAATAAAATAGATTTTAGTTTAATAACTTTTGTAGTGTCCATAGAACAATAGATTTTGTTTGGTCTGATGGAATAATTAACGTTATTTATAGGATCTTTAATTAGGGTCTCATTACGTTGTAATAAACGTAAACTATATTTAGCGATGGTGCGTCTAGAATCTACTAAATAACTATTTGAAGATAACGTTGTAATTAATTCTTTTTTTAGTAAGGAAAAATGAGTACATCCTAGTACTATAGTATCAGGAGGTTGTTTCATTTCTAACCAGGGGGCTAGAATATTACGAATCATTGATAAAGATATTTTTTCGCCATATATTTTGGATTCAGCTAAGTGTACTAATTCAGATGTGCCTAATAATAGGACTTTGTATTTACTTGCAAAACGTTTTATAAGACTCCAAGTATAGTCATGATTTGCAGTACGATGTGTTGCTAATACTCCAATAATGCCATTTCTAGTTAATTTAGATGCTAACTTGATCGCAGGTATTGTTCCGATAATAGGAAATAAAAAGTGATTTTGTAATATTTTTAATGAAACTACACTGGCAGTATTACAAGCAACAACTACAAGATCTAATTGATGTTGATTTTGAACGGTTTTAATTATAGAAGTTACGCGATTTGTGATAAATATTTCTGAATGTTCACCATAAGGAAAGGCTTGATTATCAAAAAAATATAGATACCATACGTATGGTAATAATTTGCGCATCGCGGTATAAATGGATAAACCACCTACTCCAGAATCTAGTATTAAGATTGTTGGTTGTTTGTATTTGTATATATTTTTACAGAAATATGTCATTTACTTTATTAAATATTTACTTGATA
This region of Candidatus Blochmannia vicinus genomic DNA includes:
- the murI gene encoding glutamate racemase, with product MTYFCKNIYKYKQPTILILDSGVGGLSIYTAMRKLLPYVWYLYFFDNQAFPYGEHSEIFITNRVTSIIKTVQNQHQLDLVVVACNTASVVSLKILQNHFLFPIIGTIPAIKLASKLTRNGIIGVLATHRTANHDYTWSLIKRFASKYKVLLLGTSELVHLAESKIYGEKISLSMIRNILAPWLEMKQPPDTIVLGCTHFSLLKKELITTLSSNSYLVDSRRTIAKYSLRLLQRNETLIKDPINNVNYSIRPNKIYCSMDTTKVIKLKSILLSNYNFFSLEILSI